The genomic window taaaaaattaattaaaaaagaccCAGAGACTCCCGTGTTACAGTTTTGTATCCAGAGGGCCTGGCTGAGAACACTATGAGGGCAAATGCTTGAAAATCAGGGCAATGCATATTTAAGCAGTATCTGCGGGATCTGCATCATCTGCTTGCTTACAAAATAGTGACATGCCGTTTAGTGGGGCATAGGGCCCACGGAACAATCTCTCTAAGAGCAGCCTTATTCCCCATCCAGCAGGGAGGCCGGGCACAGTGGTTGGGAATCTGGCATCAGGGTTCACCAAAATCTGAAGTGAACTGAGGTACTCATTTTTGAGTGACCACTGCTTTTACTCCGTAGGGAAGTGAGTGAGGGCTTTGTGGATAAGACATGGGCCAAAGCCACTGGAATCAGCACAGATCTTGAGAGGGGCACGCCATGGTCTCTGCTCCCCAGTCCTGTGCCAATCAGTTTAACCTGgccagtatttcttttttaaagaactttttttttctgtgaaaatgctttgtgtgtgtgtgtgtattaagagttttcatgtaaatgtcacaaaagaaaatttctgtttcttcagagaCTAATTTTGCCCCATACTCATGAAACTtaatttctctccctcctcctcttccagtgATAGATCAAACATAAATGGAAAAGATCAAACATGTAAATGGAAAACTTGCATGGCTCCAGCATTGGGTGGATAACTTTTAATCAAAAGGTAAAAgtacaaagtcttttttttttttttaatcttctcagTTTCCAGGACAGAGGTTTTGCCCTTCAGGCaagctaaataaataagatcAACTTCAGTCTACCGTTTGTCTCATGCTTCATTATAACATTTCCCTAGTACCAGGCATGGCCACCTCCCGAATCAGCAGAGTTAAAACTTTCCTGTAGGTGTCTAAGATCTCTTGGGCAGAAGGCCTTTTGGCTGGGTCCTTCCTCTTACATGCTGCATGGATGTCAAACAAATGCAATCGCACAATGTCACTCCCTTCAACATGGCCCAAGAAAAAATTGGAGACATCTGGGATTTTCCAGATGTCTGTTTTCTCATCATAGGGAGGCATGAGGTCATCATCGAACGGCACATCCTCTCCATAGGGCCACCGCTGCTCGGGAGCTACAAACTCGCCCCGCAGCTCACGATGACCACACTTCACCAGCCTGCCACTGCTCTTGTTCACGAGAGGCAGAGCATCCAAATCATTCACCAGGACGTGAAAGTCACTTGTCAGGAGGTACTGAGAGAGCACCTTGTCCAGATCATTCGAATCACACATCACTAAGGTGCCCAGAGGGCTGCTGTGCAGGTAGCGAATGATGCTCACATAGTCTATGGCAAGCATCAGCCTGCGATGCCAGGTGTTCATGCCCTTGTATTTGGGGATGTGGAGAGTTTCATTCAAGCCCCTCAGGGAGCCTAGAGGATGGTACTCGGTGAGGATTGTGAACTGCTTCTCACAGTAGCCAAGCAGACGGACAACATGCCTGCTTTGTAGTGCTTTCAGCATCTTCAGTCCGTGGAGAAAGTCCTCCTTCAGCTCTATGTTGGTGAGCTGTGACAGAaccactttgttttccttccactcAGAAAGAAAGACCTGAGAACACAGAAGAGACAAGTAAGACATGCGGAGAGACTTCATACACCatcaccagctgctgctggcctgctAGTGACTGCATGGTCACAACTACCAACTACAGTCACCGGCACAAGTCCTGCACTGATGCCCAACCATTACACCGTGAGCTTCAGCTCTAGGTTGGCTGTGTACCTGTTGCAGCAAGCCCTTCCTCACGTTGTAATTACAACACCTGATGGATGCACCATGATTTCCTGGGTTTTCTTCGGAATGGGCAAATGAATTAAATGATTGAGTGCTTTCATACGTGATTTCAAGGTGTGGTGGTCAGCCTTGCTCTGCCACAGCCACATCAGGCTCCGCGAGCACTGCGCCCATCCCCGCCGCGTGTCATTCGGTGCGAGTGAGGTACCTCTTGCCATAGGCCTCAGGATGTCTGCAGCAACTAGCTGCTGTGAGGGCAGTTATACAGCAGTATGGGCAGTAATTAGTGAAATTAGTTAACGGGGAAAGCCTTTGCTAGTTTACCcacaggagagaagaaaagcgAGACCCAACTCACCTTTTTCACGGCTCCCTCCCCAACACACTTGAGCTTCCTGACTTCCCTATTGATGGCTTCGCAGGAGAGCCAGGGGGAACAATTTTTCACCGAACCCAGCCTGAAGTACCCGAAAGGGCAGAGGCTGGGCTCCGCTTCGGCACGGCCGGGCGAGCCGCGGAGCTCGCTGAGGTAGAGGTAGAGCAGGGCGTtcaggagcagcaccagcagcaccagcagcgccgccgccgcctcacgGGGCGGCGACTCCCTTTTCGCCGAGTGCGGCTTCTTTTCCATGGCCGCGCCTCCTGCATCGGAGACCCAGAACCGACagccgggggctccccgggcccggccgggcTCCCCGTGCCGGCGGTggccgggcggggagcggcggtggcggtggcggagCCGCCCcggggcggagcggagcggagcggcgcAGGGCGgccacaaaatggcggcggcgcTGGCTGCGGCTGtggcggcggcgctgggcgcgctgctgctggcacccggCGGCACCGAGCCGCATGGGGATggccccgcagccgccgcctcctcctccttctcctcagcctggggggctgcggagCGGTGGAGGCCTCCGGGGGTCAGGATGGATcaagccctgctgctggtccGCAACGAGCTGCCCGAGCAGGGCCTCCGCCTGCTCGCCCGCTGCGGTGCCTGCCACAGGGTGAGGGGGCACGGCTGGGTGCTGCCCGCCATGCAGCCCGCCCGCCGCTTCGCCTCCTCACCCTCTCCTTCCTCCGCAGTGCGCCTACCAGCTCCTGGCCGTCCTCCCGCCCAGAGGAGACGGGGGCCCGGGCAaagcggtggtggtggtggtggacaCGCAGCACCCGCTCAGCCTGCTGCTCAGCGGCTCCCTGGCCGGCAGCGAGCTCTGCAAGTATGTGCGCAGCCCCCCGGGATCGCCGCCGGCCAGCCTCCGGGTCGTCGTGGGGCTTGGTTTGCTGCTGGGGTTTTTGTGCCTCCAGCGGTGCGGCTCCTTCGCCTCTTTCGTGGCTGTGGAGACCTGGAGTTTGGCCATCCCCAGCCACTCTGCCAGCCGGTCACCGTGCTGTAACGGGTCTAGGCACAAGCAGGAACCTGAGCTCTGTGTGTGGGGCCAGCCTACGCCAAAGCCTGGTTCTGCTCACAGGGACTGGTGGTTCGGGACGATGGGCGATGCCACAGGGGGAAGCGCATGTGTTGGGCTAGGGGAGGGTGATGCTTGGCTTACAGCCCCCCATGCACCACTGCGGCACCCGCACGTAGTGGTAATAGCCGAGCAGCTTTTGTTTCTTGTATCCGTTGCAGGATTCAGTATCATTTTGGAGAATTTGGCAATTACTCCCTGGTGATAAAGACCCTAAGCACAAGCACCAAAACAGTTTCTTGTGATGTAGTCATCAACGAAGGCCCCGTCAACAGTTACCTCCGTATGTAACGTCCTGCTTTCCCCTTTCATTCTAGAACCTGCATGTCtcccagcaaaaaaaaacctgcttccTAAAAATGCCTTACAGAAGATGTGTCATGggcctgctcctctcctctctccgCATCTTGCCTCCTTATCCCAGCCTCAAGGCCAACGTCAGGCCTGTTTGCACAAGGCACTGCATGACCACAACCTTTTTGGAGCAGAGATTAGCCCAGAAAAATTGGGGGGCATTTGTCCAGAGGGAGATGTTTTCATTGTTAGTTCCTCTTTCCCTGCATGCTTTTGAACATACACAGGATCCTGgttcttcttccttctgtccTGTTTGTCTCACAAAACGGGAAATAAGCCATACAGTGTTTGGATTTCTGCTTCTTGttgtgcttttaattttaaacctcATGTATtgctttttcattcatctttattttccacATCTGTTTTGAACTCTTGCCTTTGTCTCTTTCcatcattttcctttgcattagGTTATACTTCTGTCCAGTTCtcaaactggaaagaaaaacccTCTGTGCTTGCAAATTCAGTTTATTACCTTCTCCTGTCCTCTTCACATTGAGGCTGTTTCTAAATTCCTAGTTTCTTCATTAAAACTTACGGCACATCAACTCTTTCCTCACCGCTGCCTTGTGGTGCAGTGTGGATTCATTTAGCCTTTTTTATGCCAAAATTTGCAGTCACTAATCACTagcctgtttctgttttgtttttctctctctgggtCTCAGGCTGGGGATATGTATTGTGTGGAGAAAGTGGCGTGATGGGGGTGGATTGGGCTGGTTGTCGCATTTATGTCACACTTGGCTAAATCCTGGCTGCTGAGTGGTGGTGGTGTACAAGATACAGAGTTGTGTTCTTCTCTCTTTCGTGTAGCtattctctttgctttcctggTCTATATGGGGATCCTTGCTATCCTGATCACCGGGCGCCTTGTTATGAAGTAAGTGAACAGCACTGTAACACCTCCTTGTGTGTGAAATGGGGCCACCGATTTAAAAGCAGGCATCCTAGCATGGTAGCATTTTGACGTCCTTGCCTGCAGATCAGGTGTCTTGCAGCCATGCTACCTCGTGTGCAGAGCAGttgctgaagagcagctgaCATTTGCCGTAAGCTGATGCACACCCTGCCTCACCCTCTGTGCCTTGTTCCTGGGCATAGCCCTGAATCAGCAGTACAAGGCCATGGCACCTAAGTGTCATAACAGATGCAGCTGTTGGTCCTGCGTACTGAGTGACGTGAGTTGTCCCTGCCTGTGAACAACCTGAGAATAAAGGTCCCAAACCTGAGCTTGTGGCAGTGTCGTCAGGTAACTGGATTTAACTGGGGTCACAGGTACTGGTTGCACATCAGTGTTACATATGTGAGCTGGGAAAGCAGGAATAAAGGCTGTCCCAGCTTTTGATTTGCACTGCTAAACAGTTGAAATGAAGATGAAATTGACTGTAAAgtgccttttgttttgttttgtcttttaaactGTTACTAATTTTCAGAATTGATCCAGTCAGAAACTGGGTTTACAAGAAACTGAACCCTAGGGAAACCGATCGTCTGATTAATTCTGTGAGTGACCAAATTTACATTCTGTAGTATTTCTGCCTCGGAGTAACACATGCTATCTGGGCATCTGGGGACTCATTTATTAACAGTCATTCTCCCTGTATGTGTGTTCCCTTTAGCAAATCTTATACTGGTACCAGACAGgcaattttatttcaacagaGTGCTGAGCAGGGTTTCCACACAAGCATTGTGGATTTCTAGCAGAGCTCTTGCAAGTCTTGAACATCCAGCTTTATGCCCTCTTTAGTCCCCTTGAAGGAAATGTGTCAGTGAAAACATTGTCCCCATCTGATACAAGCAATACAAGGGCAGGGAGGGAATACCAActtttgtgtttgcttgcaGCACAACAGGAATTTTGGTAGGAGCTACACCTAAGATTTCTCTGGCTGCCCTAGAGCTGGCATTTTTGTGGGCCATGTTTTGTACTAAAACGTAGATGGACTGTTGCTGTCTGGGCTTCGCATCTAGGAGGTCCAAACCTGCCTGGAGTCAaaagagctgggagcagagctctgcagcaattCTTGTTGTTTACCTCTGATTATCTGTGTTACAGCAGTGTCTGCTTCTTTGTGCTGTCATTGGAGCTGATCAGAGTGGTTTAGGGAACTGGACTGGAAAGCAGCCAGTCCTGCTTTTAAAAGGATTCATTTTCTGCTGGTTTAGCTCTCTAAACTTGTCTCTGAAGTGTCGGACAAGTGCCGATGCAGTGGAATGGGACTGATCCTGTTGATGAGAGTCAGCAGCTGGATCTGCTTAGCTGTGCTGTAAAGCAGCACTCACAGTGCCGGCAAGTCTGTGGCTGATTTGGACTGGATCCAGCTCTCATGAGTCTCAAAcacaggctcttttcagtggatTATTATTTCCACCCTGGTCAAAGGTGGAGTGTGGAgcatctgcatttttctgtcaaATACATGTATTGCAACACAGGCGAGCCACGAGGAGGTTAGAAATAGCAGAGAGGGGAgtaaaaagaagaggaggatgGGGACAACAAAGACAACGGCAGTATGCAGAAGTTTGCATTTGCTGACCCCTGTtccacaggcagctgctgacTTGCCCTTCATGTGTCCGGTTCgttcctgcaggagctgggatcCCCAAACACAACGGACTCCGTTAGCAGTGATCCTGCCCCGCGTTTGTGGAGTGCAACCTCTCGCCAGCGCCTGCGTTCCCTGGACACGTTCCGAGGGTGAGCATAAGATTTACCCTAAAGCAACTCTTCCAAGGGGAACTAGATTTTTACAATGATGGATTGACAGTGTATGGAAATACACAGCAGAACGACACACAGATCAAGCACATCTGTCTTACTCAGAAGATAATCAAGGTTTTAATTCTTAGGCTTTCTGAAACACTTTGCCTTTGATCTAGTTTGAGGAAACATTGAAGTTATGGTTCAGGGTGGAAGAGAACAACATGCTTTGTGTGAAAGCACTGTGTGAAGGAGCTAACTTCGGTTCACCACGACCCATGACTGAAATGCTGCTTCCTGCTCAGCAAAGCTGGAAGCCTTGTACATAatcctgctttaaaaatgaaataaaccagttagaaatgttttaatggGGTAAGCATTAGCTGTGTGttcatacatatgtatttaatcAACATGATACTTTGTTGTCTTTTTAGGCTCTCTCTTATAATTATGGTGTTTGTGAACTATGGAGGAGGAAAATACTGGTTCTTCAAACATGAGAGCTGGAATGGTAAAGTACAACGGAGGCAGTTAACTCGTGTTTTAGCTACAGCAATATCTAGATGCGGTTACCTGCTGCAATGTGCTGTTGCTTAGCTGAAGACTAGGATGCCCTGCCAAGTTGCATGAACGCAGTATCTGGATCATCGGGGAGAAGCGATACACACAGTGACGGGATAATATCAGATCACAATCTGTTTGtaaccttttaatttttgacAGTTTCATAtctttaccttttatttttaagaactaCAGTCATTAAACAGTCTGGTACCGTGGCCAAGCCCATGGTGCTTGATGCTCTACACGCATCATGCTGTGCTTAGCAAGCTGATGGGAAGGGGTCAGGCAGTGTGTTGCCCTAGTGGAGAATAGCAGGGACCCCATCCCTGAAACCTTTCCTGAGACACAGTTCTGACCCTACTTTTGGAGAACAGTAAAAGCATTGAAGCAAGATAATTAGCTCTTTGTAAGTTTTGCTTATAAAGTGTTTAGATACCGGGGTATGAAATAACTGCAAGCAGCCAGCCATTCCTCTGGAAACTCGACAATAATGCTGTTAAAATTCAGGGAAGGTTTGAGGTAAATAATGTGTTCCTTCTTATTTCTTTGTAGGATTAACAGTGGCAGATCTGGTTTTTCCATGGTAGGTCTTCCTGAAGAATAGTATGGCAAGTGATGTTAAGGGTTGTAAAGGGAACATTGCATGCGCCTTGCCTCCATGTGGAAATGGACTTGGAGTGAATTTGCGTTTAGCAGCTGATGGGAACTAGCCCCTCCTGATGACAGCAGGGTCTTTATGAACCAGTAGAAGAGCCTTTGGCTGCCCCAcatcctcctttctttccccgTGCAGTGGCAGTGGGAAGCCTGGGGTTGTGCTGCCAGTGGAAGTGCAGTATTGCCTTGGAGCCCACTGCCATGCTGCTGTGTTGAAGGCTGTTAATCTGGCAACATTCAAAGCTCGGACTGATGATGAATATGGATAATAAGTGTATCTGGGGATAAAACAGTCAAGGGAATTTTGGATTAAGCTAATCTCTCTATAACTAGATAATGATTCCACTGGGGAGCAATTATCCCATCTGCCCCTAGCATGCTTCTCTAAAATACGCAGTGGTTGTTGTTATTCTTGGAGATGGGAGCTGGACTGGGGCTGTGTGCCTAAGCTAGAGAGGAGGAGCGGGTCAGTTCTAAATTCAAATCATAATTTTGCAGCTTGTGCTTTACTCCTCTGAAGATGCTAATTTGATTTTAGGTCATGTAATATTTTGGTGGTGTATACGTTGCTGCAGAAAGGTCATTGCTTTCCTGAACTTTTTTTGTCCCAGCTGGGCAGTGAAGGAGATGGAAAGGCCCCTTTGTGCAAGCTCTGTTGTCTAGAAATTCCTCGCAATCAGAAGAGATGGATTTGTCCAGTTTCACTCAGGGCACACACATGTCTGTTGGGCCAATGTGGGCTACTCCGTTAGAGAGTGTTAGCATTTGCTGCTGTACATATGAGATTATTTCCCTGCTCCATTTCCCACCTGCTCTCTTCTCTAGGTTTGTGTTCATTATGGGCACGTCGATATCGCTGTCACTGAGCTCCATGCTGAGGTGGGGAAGTTCCAAGCGGAAGGTGCTTGGGAAAATCCTCTGGAGGAGCTTTCTGCTGATCCTGCTGGGAGTCATAGTTGTGAATCCCAATTACTGCCTTGGGCCACGTGAGTGCAACTTGCTCTCTTCCCATTTTCCACAACTGTAGGGCCAGGCTGATGAGAAAACACAGCCTTGCTGTACTGACCATCAGAACAAGGACAGTTCAGTGATGTCCTGTAGAGTGCTGTTCAGTTCTGCATTGCTGATTTTTCCCATCAGGTTTTACTGTCAGAAGTATCTGATCATCTAACACAGGCCAGTTTGCTTCTCTGTTATGCTTTTACAATGTTAAACTAAAATAGGGTTCGTAAGAATCATCTCATGCTGTAAGAGACTGACACCATTTTCTCAGGATCTTGGATCTCTTGATCCCTGTGCTGGGCACAGTTTGTCGTTAGTGTTGACTTTCCTAGGGTTATACTTTACAGAAAATGGGGTGGCAGAGCGGAGGTGTTCCACCTACCTGTGGGCACCATGGCtctcagctctgcctggggaagggTAACTTAGTTTTGAAGATACAAATATTTACGTTAGAGCCTGTGTCTGCCCCTCTTTCACATTGCATGTGTTTTCCAGTGTCCTGGGAAAATCTGCGCATCCCTGGAGTGCTGCAGCGGCTGGGTCTGACGTACCTGGTGGTTGCTGCTCTTGAACTCCTGTTTACAAGAGCTGGGGCTGACAGTGGGACCTTGGTGAGTCACAGGGGGAGGTGACAAATGATACTGGATCCAAAGTGtttggaagctttttttctcGTTCAGGTACAAAGAACAcgagaaacagaaaatgtaacatCTCTGATGCATTGCACGGCATGGCTTGGTGAAAACCTCAGGGAGCGTGCACCCTTCAGTGTCCCACTCTGCATTTTATTACAtctaattttgctttatttgagGATTTCACTGATCCATTCTGATGGTGCTTAGAAGCAGGCACTCCCAGGCACTCTTGATGACTTTCCATTGCCAAGGGACCTGAGGGACAGGCATCTCTTTGCTGAGTCCCGTGGCCTGTGTTTTGTCCAGTTAATTTTGGCAGTGGTTTTTCACAGCAGGGGAAAGTAATACtgctttttggcttttctgGAGTCTGTTTTCCCAAAAGACTTTTGTTCTGCTCATGAATCAAAATTCCTTTCGACattttccaagctgaaaaacattgtgggcttttgttttggtttgttccCCCCCCAAATAACTAAGTGTCTggaaatcatttatgaaaatgaaaggtcCATTGGCAGAATCCAGCTCTGCAACAACAACAGCTCCCTCTTGTATCTGGGGAACTGCCTGTCAGGAAGTACAGGATGTCCCCAAAGGCATCTTTCTTATTTGCCAGTTAATGTTCCCCCTTCCCTTCGTCTCATGCAGGAGATGTCATGTCCTGCTCTGCAGGATATTCTACCCTACTGGCCCCAGTGGATTTTCATTCTGATGTTAGAAGTGATTTGGCTCTGCCTGACCTTTTTGTTACCTGTGCCAGGCTGTCCCAGGTAAGACTCAAGCTACTTTCTCTGAGGCATCGGATTGTTTTCCTCCTGCCAGctagaaactgtattttcttagTCATAGGGAAAGGACAAAGAGGAAAGCTTTTAGGGCAGCAGGCTCAAGGGAAGCGTTTATCAtattaaaaagctttctttggTACTAAAGTACCTGTGTGCCTCTGGCCAGGGAAAACATCTAGGATTTACGGTGCTGGGCTGGTGGTCAGCTGCAATTCAGGTGGAGAGTGCCAACACTTAGTGCCATAACCTCTTTGTCTCTGTCCCAGGGGCTATCTCGGTCCTGGGGGCATCGGAGATTTTGGAAACTATCCTAACTGcactggaggagcagctggttACATTGATCGGCTGATTCTTGGAGAAAACCATATATATCAGCATCCCTCTTCTAGTGTAAGTAGCTTTGGGTTTGCAGGCTACCACCAAGTGCAGCTGTCAGGAGAGGCTTGTTAGGAAAGACAAGCGTGCTGTGGAGGGGGGTGGCAAAGAAAGGAGACGGGTTGCTTGGGTGTGCTCTAGTAAGTAACTGTTCTCTCTTCAAGGTGCTCTACCAAACAACAATGCCATATGATCCAGAAGGGATCCTGGGGACCATAAACACCATTCTTATGGCGTTTCTGGGACTGCAGGTACCTCTTGTCTTTCTGGCTGCGTCTTGTAAGGATTTAAAGGAATCTTGAAAGTGGGGAGGCAATGTGGTTTATTTATGGGTGAGACTGTCTCTAACAAAACctttttcagagcagtgctCTCAGGCCAACTTAGCCTGAGGTGAGAGCTACCCTGTGTTAACCTAACAAAGCTGCTCATCCCATTCTTCCCTATCGTAGGGAACGTAGCAGGGAAGGGAGACGAGGTGCACCTCTGCTTGGTGGGTTGGAGTTAGGTCTTTCCCCCATCCGTATAGATTCTTTGCAGAGTTTCCATTCTGAGCTTTTCAGACCCTTGGCTGTTGTAAACCCTACTGGTGTTCCTTGCCTTAGCCCAGGTAGCTAGTGGCAGATACACATGGCTCTCAACATGTAGTTACGTTTACAGGacttaattcattttttgtATTCTGTTAATATTAGGCAGG from Anas acuta chromosome 4, bAnaAcu1.1, whole genome shotgun sequence includes these protein-coding regions:
- the HGSNAT gene encoding heparan-alpha-glucosaminide N-acetyltransferase, which translates into the protein MAAALAAAVAAALGALLLAPGGTEPHGDGPAAAASSSFSSAWGAAERWRPPGVRMDQALLLVRNELPEQGLRLLARCGACHRCAYQLLAVLPPRGDGGPGKAVVVVVDTQHPLSLLLSGSLAGSELCKIQYHFGEFGNYSLVIKTLSTSTKTVSCDVVINEGPVNSYLPILFAFLVYMGILAILITGRLVMKIDPVRNWVYKKLNPRETDRLINSELGSPNTTDSVSSDPAPRLWSATSRQRLRSLDTFRGLSLIIMVFVNYGGGKYWFFKHESWNGLTVADLVFPWFVFIMGTSISLSLSSMLRWGSSKRKVLGKILWRSFLLILLGVIVVNPNYCLGPLSWENLRIPGVLQRLGLTYLVVAALELLFTRAGADSGTLEMSCPALQDILPYWPQWIFILMLEVIWLCLTFLLPVPGCPRGYLGPGGIGDFGNYPNCTGGAAGYIDRLILGENHIYQHPSSSVLYQTTMPYDPEGILGTINTILMAFLGLQAGKIILSYRDQHKQILSRFLIWSIVMGIISAILTKCSKDEGFIPINKNLWSTSYVTTMSCFAFILLLLIYYLVDVKRLWSGAPFFYPGMNSILVYIGHEVFEDYFPFKWRMRDSQSHAEHLTQNLIATTLWVIISYVLYRKRIFWKI
- the POMK gene encoding protein O-mannose kinase, encoding MEKKPHSAKRESPPREAAAALLVLLVLLLNALLYLYLSELRGSPGRAEAEPSLCPFGYFRLGSVKNCSPWLSCEAINREVRKLKCVGEGAVKKVFLSEWKENKVVLSQLTNIELKEDFLHGLKMLKALQSRHVVRLLGYCEKQFTILTEYHPLGSLRGLNETLHIPKYKGMNTWHRRLMLAIDYVSIIRYLHSSPLGTLVMCDSNDLDKVLSQYLLTSDFHVLVNDLDALPLVNKSSGRLVKCGHRELRGEFVAPEQRWPYGEDVPFDDDLMPPYDEKTDIWKIPDVSNFFLGHVEGSDIVRLHLFDIHAACKRKDPAKRPSAQEILDTYRKVLTLLIREVAMPGTREML